The following proteins are co-located in the Dyadobacter chenwenxiniae genome:
- the cobS gene encoding adenosylcobinamide-GDP ribazoletransferase, with protein sequence MKQQLTLFFTALQFYTRIPVPGRVLYKPENLSLATGYLPLIGCLVGLISGLTWLTGAQLATIPIGLALSMIASVLTTGAFHEDGFADVCDGFGGGWTRDKIMEIMKDSRVGTYGSVGLMSVLALKFLLLDNLALQRENNFTILTATLASAHAWSRLMPVFVIFTQPYARVGQGSKAKAATQMVGWTSIATGCLFALIPLILLGWVSRTPFIWICCILPAIITFELTRYFKKWIGGYTGDCLGAIQQTSEVTFYLSLTALWKFI encoded by the coding sequence ATGAAACAGCAACTGACGCTCTTTTTCACCGCCCTGCAGTTTTATACCCGCATTCCGGTGCCCGGCCGGGTGTTGTACAAACCTGAAAATTTAAGTCTGGCAACAGGATATTTACCCTTAATCGGCTGTCTGGTAGGCCTTATTTCGGGATTGACCTGGCTGACCGGTGCGCAACTGGCTACTATTCCGATCGGTCTCGCGCTGTCTATGATCGCATCGGTTCTCACCACCGGAGCATTCCACGAAGATGGATTTGCCGATGTTTGCGATGGATTCGGGGGTGGCTGGACGCGGGATAAGATCATGGAAATAATGAAAGACAGTCGTGTAGGAACTTATGGTTCTGTTGGGTTAATGTCGGTGCTGGCTTTGAAATTTCTGCTTTTAGATAACCTGGCCTTACAGCGGGAAAACAACTTTACAATTCTCACAGCCACGTTAGCCAGCGCCCACGCTTGGAGCCGGTTAATGCCTGTTTTTGTCATTTTCACACAACCTTATGCACGTGTTGGTCAGGGGAGTAAAGCAAAAGCCGCCACACAAATGGTCGGTTGGACCAGCATTGCAACGGGCTGTCTTTTCGCATTGATCCCACTGATTTTACTCGGCTGGGTGAGCCGGACGCCATTCATTTGGATCTGTTGCATTTTGCCTGCCATCATTACATTCGAGCTGACCCGCTATTTTAAAAAATGGATCGGGGGATACACCGGCGATTGCCTCGGCGCTATCCAGCAAACCAGCGAAGTCACTTTCTACCTTTCACTCACGGCACTTTGGAAATTTATCTGA
- a CDS encoding ABC transporter substrate-binding protein, producing the protein MNISNFLSGCCIVFLAAILVACSTSSTLYEQGESGYEGPALFKEKVVIRHAKGFTIDYHKNFKLVKIMSPFEKTTDTMTFVLLQRGTPKPAGYPSAQIIPIPVQSLVPMSSMHIGLVGFLGAEHIVTGMGNLTYVSSEKIRARIKSGDIKEVGKDQGLNEELLIAMHPDLVMAIGSPVSKINRYQSLKQAGIPVMVNSEWIETTPLARAEWVKLMAALLNKEAEVNARFGESEKEYARLAKLAKGRRTKPSLVSGMNSKDAWFVPSGSGYVSRLFQDAGGHYQWADTKATGSLPLNFETVYPIALHADFWLNVGILGVKSRQELLDKDRRYADFKAFKTGNIFTHNKRQAANGANDYWESGAVSPHLVLADLIKILHPELLPAHELVYYQKIE; encoded by the coding sequence TTGAATATAAGTAACTTTCTATCAGGATGTTGTATTGTGTTTCTTGCGGCCATTCTGGTCGCTTGCAGCACTTCGTCAACGCTTTATGAGCAAGGGGAATCGGGCTATGAAGGGCCAGCGCTTTTTAAGGAGAAAGTTGTCATCAGGCATGCGAAAGGTTTTACCATTGATTACCATAAAAATTTCAAATTGGTCAAAATCATGAGCCCGTTTGAGAAGACTACGGACACCATGACATTTGTCCTCCTCCAACGCGGCACCCCAAAACCAGCAGGTTATCCCAGCGCACAGATCATTCCAATTCCTGTCCAAAGCCTGGTTCCTATGTCTTCCATGCACATTGGATTGGTTGGTTTTTTAGGCGCCGAGCACATTGTTACCGGCATGGGAAACCTTACTTACGTCTCGTCCGAAAAGATCCGGGCGCGGATTAAGTCGGGCGATATTAAGGAAGTGGGAAAGGATCAGGGATTGAATGAAGAACTGCTTATTGCCATGCATCCCGATCTGGTAATGGCGATAGGGAGCCCGGTGTCCAAAATCAACCGCTATCAGTCGCTCAAACAAGCTGGAATTCCTGTGATGGTCAATTCGGAATGGATTGAGACCACGCCGCTTGCCCGCGCCGAATGGGTGAAATTGATGGCCGCCCTGCTGAACAAGGAAGCAGAGGTGAATGCCAGGTTTGGGGAATCCGAAAAGGAATATGCACGCCTCGCAAAGCTGGCAAAGGGCCGCAGAACTAAACCAAGCCTGGTTTCGGGCATGAATTCGAAAGACGCATGGTTCGTCCCGAGTGGCAGCGGCTATGTTAGCAGGTTATTTCAGGATGCTGGCGGGCATTACCAGTGGGCGGACACGAAGGCAACAGGCAGTCTCCCGCTCAATTTTGAAACGGTGTATCCGATTGCTTTGCATGCAGATTTCTGGTTAAATGTGGGGATACTGGGCGTAAAATCGAGGCAGGAGCTTCTGGATAAAGATCGGCGCTATGCGGATTTCAAGGCCTTCAAAACAGGAAACATATTTACCCATAACAAAAGGCAAGCAGCCAACGGCGCAAACGATTACTGGGAATCAGGAGCAGTGAGCCCGCACCTGGTGCTGGCAGATCTAATCAAAATCCTCCACCCGGAATTACTGCCAGCGCATGAATTGGTTTACTATCAGAAGATCGAGTAG
- a CDS encoding pyridoxal phosphate-dependent aminotransferase → MLHGHGDDGYRYGQEILADFSTNVWYGGEPAGLKEYIFEKWANINRYPEVAGEGLTAQITGHHRLSNDQILVANGTTESIYLIAQLFAGKKTTIVTPAFSEYEDACAMHGHEMQFLSWKESLELPRLKSDLVFICNPNNPTGFTFPDLTFWLRINRQCVFVVDEAFIDFAPGTGSMLEALSQFENLIILRSLTKAYAIPGLRLGYILAGNEWIDQLLRIKQPWSVNAIALAAGSFIFDHFDEVQPPVAQLLYDKKELTNQLRQNDAFEIEDSDTHFFLAKTIIRNAAQLKTFLLEEHQILIRDASNFRNLTRQHFRIAALCPDKNQLLINALEAWKTRYY, encoded by the coding sequence ATGTTACACGGGCATGGAGATGATGGTTACCGTTACGGACAGGAAATTTTGGCTGATTTCAGCACAAATGTCTGGTATGGAGGCGAACCGGCGGGTTTGAAGGAGTATATTTTTGAAAAATGGGCAAATATCAATCGCTATCCCGAGGTGGCCGGCGAAGGTCTGACTGCTCAAATCACAGGGCATCACAGACTTTCCAATGATCAGATTTTAGTCGCTAATGGCACAACCGAAAGCATTTACCTGATTGCACAGCTTTTTGCAGGAAAGAAAACCACGATTGTAACGCCCGCATTTTCGGAGTATGAGGATGCTTGCGCCATGCACGGGCACGAAATGCAGTTTTTGAGCTGGAAGGAAAGTCTGGAACTGCCCCGACTCAAAAGTGACCTCGTTTTTATATGTAACCCGAATAATCCCACGGGTTTCACATTTCCTGATCTTACATTCTGGCTGCGCATCAACCGGCAATGTGTGTTTGTGGTGGATGAGGCATTCATTGATTTTGCGCCTGGCACCGGGTCGATGCTGGAAGCATTAAGCCAGTTTGAAAACCTGATCATTCTGCGGTCGCTTACGAAAGCTTATGCGATTCCGGGGCTTAGGCTGGGTTATATCCTGGCTGGAAATGAGTGGATTGATCAACTGTTGCGCATAAAGCAACCCTGGTCTGTTAATGCGATTGCGCTGGCAGCGGGTTCCTTTATTTTTGATCATTTTGATGAGGTCCAGCCGCCCGTTGCGCAGTTACTATATGATAAAAAAGAGCTGACAAATCAGCTCAGACAAAATGATGCTTTTGAAATTGAAGATAGCGATACGCATTTTTTTCTTGCTAAAACCATCATTCGTAATGCTGCCCAGCTCAAAACCTTTCTGCTCGAAGAACACCAGATTCTGATCCGCGATGCCAGCAATTTCCGAAACCTGACACGCCAGCATTTCAGGATTGCCGCGCTCTGTCCTGATAAAAATCAACTGCTCATTAACGCGCTCGAAGCATGGAAAACGCGCTATTACTGA
- the cbiB gene encoding adenosylcobinamide-phosphate synthase CbiB — MENALLLIVPLCVGYLLDLLLGDPDHWPHPVRLFGDAIALGERNLNHGGSKILKGALLALCLVLAVYFILTMLNNAVFEIKWLFVVINSIWVYYGLANKNLVSEGQNVFDMLEKRGLSEGRAQLSRIVGRDTIQLSEQQIRTAVFETMSENLSDGVVAPLFYYALAGAPGMMAYKMINTMDSMIGYHNARYEQFGKFAARLDDAANFIPARITALLMVLVTGSWRGLRFIFKYGNKHKSPNAGYPESALAGILHCRFGGPNVYHGVLIDKPYIGENGRRIRKEEIRKVSQINHLVCLITILLCCIWFMILKI; from the coding sequence ATGGAAAACGCGCTATTACTGATCGTGCCGTTATGCGTCGGCTATCTTCTGGATCTTTTGCTCGGCGATCCCGATCACTGGCCTCATCCCGTGCGGTTGTTTGGCGATGCGATTGCGCTTGGGGAGCGGAATTTAAATCACGGGGGCAGCAAGATTTTAAAAGGAGCATTGCTGGCTTTATGCCTGGTTTTGGCTGTGTATTTTATTTTAACAATGTTAAATAATGCGGTTTTTGAGATCAAATGGCTTTTTGTGGTAATTAACAGCATTTGGGTTTACTATGGACTGGCCAACAAAAATCTGGTTTCGGAAGGTCAGAATGTCTTTGATATGCTGGAAAAGAGGGGACTTTCTGAGGGGCGTGCGCAACTTTCGCGGATTGTGGGAAGGGATACAATTCAATTGAGTGAGCAGCAGATCCGGACGGCCGTTTTTGAAACCATGTCGGAGAATCTGAGTGATGGCGTTGTGGCTCCGCTGTTTTACTACGCATTGGCTGGTGCGCCGGGTATGATGGCCTACAAAATGATCAATACAATGGATTCCATGATTGGCTACCATAATGCCCGCTATGAACAATTTGGAAAATTCGCGGCTCGGCTGGACGATGCGGCCAACTTTATCCCGGCGCGGATCACGGCGTTATTAATGGTGCTGGTGACAGGCAGTTGGCGTGGACTGCGGTTTATTTTCAAATACGGCAACAAACACAAAAGCCCGAATGCAGGCTATCCCGAATCGGCTCTGGCAGGCATTCTCCATTGTCGTTTTGGCGGTCCCAATGTGTATCACGGAGTGCTTATCGACAAACCATATATAGGGGAGAACGGGAGGAGAATTAGGAAAGAAGAAATCAGAAAAGTTTCGCAGATAAATCACCTGGTATGTCTGATAACCATTTTGTTATGCTGCATATGGTTCATGATATTAAAAATTTGA
- a CDS encoding glycoside hydrolase family 28 protein: MTFRKRFLPMAMLALCSFGATAQNGENYSWTNLPKAEQPVFKRDTIRITAYGALPDGHTLNTHAIHQAIDALSRKGGGVVMVPPGLWMTGPIVMKSNINLYLSENATLLFTPDKTQYALTEGFYEGKSAARNQSPISGINLENVAVTGKGIVDGNGDVWRAVHKSQLTEGQWKEKVASGGVLKDDGKTWYPSDQFKKASTENKSMLLTPGKTPRDFADMKDFLRPNLVVFNNCKKVLLEGVTFQNSAAWCIHPLMCQDLTIRNVRVKNPEYAHNGDGMDIESCKNFLIEGCTLDVGDDAICIKSGKDEEGRKRGIPTENGLIRNNVVYNGHGGFVVGSEMSGGARNIFVQNCTFMGTDKGLRFKSVRGRGGVVEKIYAKDIYMKDIAQEAVFFDLFYFVKFATDGARDMREVVNEGTPVFRDMHFENIVCNGAAKAIFIRGLAEMPVKNIIMENMVITADSGIELTDGKNIQFKNVHLITPEKDQIVNQVR; encoded by the coding sequence ATGACATTCAGAAAACGTTTCCTACCCATGGCAATGCTCGCGCTCTGTTCCTTTGGGGCGACAGCACAAAATGGGGAAAATTATAGCTGGACCAATCTTCCAAAAGCGGAGCAGCCCGTTTTTAAGCGTGACACCATCCGGATAACAGCCTATGGTGCGCTTCCCGACGGGCATACGCTGAATACCCATGCGATCCATCAGGCGATTGATGCGTTGAGCAGGAAAGGCGGGGGCGTTGTGATGGTGCCTCCGGGTCTTTGGATGACCGGGCCGATTGTCATGAAAAGCAATATTAACCTGTATTTGAGTGAGAATGCGACGCTGCTTTTCACCCCGGACAAGACGCAATATGCATTGACCGAGGGTTTTTACGAGGGTAAGAGCGCCGCGCGCAACCAGTCTCCCATCTCCGGCATCAACCTCGAAAATGTTGCCGTAACGGGGAAAGGCATTGTGGATGGCAATGGGGATGTGTGGCGCGCTGTTCACAAAAGCCAGTTGACAGAAGGCCAATGGAAAGAAAAAGTTGCTTCCGGTGGAGTCCTCAAAGACGATGGCAAAACCTGGTATCCCAGTGATCAATTCAAAAAAGCAAGCACCGAAAACAAAAGCATGCTGCTCACGCCGGGCAAAACGCCAAGGGATTTTGCGGACATGAAGGATTTTCTCAGGCCTAATCTTGTGGTTTTCAACAACTGCAAAAAGGTGCTGCTGGAAGGCGTAACCTTCCAGAATTCAGCCGCCTGGTGCATTCACCCCCTCATGTGTCAGGACCTGACCATCCGTAATGTGCGTGTAAAGAACCCTGAATACGCGCATAATGGTGACGGAATGGACATTGAATCCTGCAAAAACTTTCTGATCGAAGGCTGCACGCTGGACGTGGGGGATGATGCCATTTGTATCAAATCGGGCAAAGACGAGGAAGGCAGAAAACGCGGCATACCCACGGAGAATGGCCTCATCAGAAACAACGTTGTGTACAATGGGCATGGTGGCTTTGTGGTGGGCAGCGAAATGAGCGGCGGCGCGCGGAATATTTTCGTTCAGAACTGCACATTTATGGGCACGGACAAGGGGTTGCGCTTCAAATCCGTGCGCGGTCGCGGGGGCGTGGTCGAAAAAATCTATGCAAAGGATATTTACATGAAGGACATTGCGCAGGAAGCAGTATTCTTTGATCTCTTTTATTTCGTGAAATTTGCAACAGATGGCGCGCGCGACATGCGGGAAGTCGTCAATGAAGGCACTCCGGTTTTCCGGGACATGCATTTTGAGAACATCGTTTGCAACGGCGCCGCCAAAGCCATTTTCATACGAGGGCTTGCCGAAATGCCGGTAAAGAACATTATCATGGAAAATATGGTCATTACTGCCGACTCCGGCATAGAGCTGACCGATGGTAAGAACATTCAGTTCAAAAATGTGCATCTGATCACGCCGGAAAAAGACCAGATAGTTAACCAGGTAAGGTGA
- the cobC gene encoding alpha-ribazole phosphatase: MEIYLIRHTTPLITAGHIYGWSDIPLAETFLTEVNDVRKQLHVSFDRVYASPSTRCLKLATEISEKVFIDERLRELHFGDWEGERWDTVDQNALQIWMDDFVNVCIPGGESMLQMKERLRSFWNELMENDIDNVAVVTHAGAIRILLALHQRMDLNRIFDIQVCYGQVFHVKSPVPYR, encoded by the coding sequence TTGGAAATTTATCTGATCAGGCACACCACGCCACTTATTACAGCCGGGCACATTTACGGTTGGTCCGATATCCCATTGGCTGAAACATTTTTAACGGAGGTTAACGATGTTAGAAAACAATTACATGTCAGTTTTGACCGGGTATATGCCAGTCCGTCAACACGTTGTCTGAAACTGGCGACCGAGATTAGCGAAAAGGTCTTTATCGACGAGCGCCTTCGGGAGCTGCATTTCGGCGATTGGGAAGGCGAAAGATGGGATACGGTTGACCAAAATGCATTACAGATCTGGATGGATGATTTCGTGAACGTCTGCATTCCCGGCGGTGAAAGCATGCTGCAAATGAAAGAGCGATTGCGCTCCTTTTGGAATGAATTAATGGAGAATGACATAGATAATGTTGCCGTGGTCACACACGCAGGCGCTATCCGAATCCTGCTTGCTTTGCATCAGAGAATGGATTTGAACCGGATATTCGACATCCAGGTCTGTTACGGACAAGTTTTTCATGTCAAATCACCCGTTCCATATAGATAG
- a CDS encoding GNAT family N-acetyltransferase, with the protein MELISFTILLLLTGLKNITVTMNVFYKLAETSEEFEQAKELFIEYANSLDIDLSFQNFSGELESVRLQYDKPTGALLLVYQDGSLAGCAGIRRLDDEIAELKRMYVRPDFRGFGIGKELLERAIATAARIGYKKVRLDTLSSMTKARSLYESFGFEPIDPYYFNPIEETIYMERVI; encoded by the coding sequence ATGGAGTTGATTTCCTTTACAATTTTGTTGCTGCTTACAGGACTAAAAAATATCACGGTCACCATGAATGTGTTTTATAAATTAGCAGAAACGAGCGAAGAATTTGAGCAGGCGAAGGAGCTTTTCATTGAATATGCCAATTCTTTGGACATTGATCTGTCATTCCAGAATTTTTCCGGAGAACTGGAATCGGTCCGCCTGCAATACGACAAACCGACTGGCGCACTTCTGCTCGTCTATCAAGACGGTTCGCTGGCAGGCTGTGCCGGAATCAGGCGATTGGACGACGAAATTGCCGAACTGAAACGGATGTATGTCCGGCCTGATTTCCGGGGATTTGGTATTGGAAAGGAGTTATTGGAAAGAGCCATCGCAACCGCAGCCAGGATTGGCTACAAGAAGGTCCGGCTGGACACATTGAGCAGTATGACCAAAGCGCGCAGTCTGTACGAATCTTTTGGTTTCGAGCCTATCGATCCCTACTATTTTAATCCGATCGAAGAGACTATCTATATGGAACGGGTGATTTGA
- a CDS encoding bifunctional adenosylcobinamide kinase/adenosylcobinamide-phosphate guanylyltransferase: MIVYISGGARSGKSGFAQEMALKVSSAPVYVATAKVWDEDFAARVARHKRERGAEWTSIEAGADIHLQPIKNRVVVIDCVTLWLTNLFISYDEDIERTLAAFKAEIDGLMALEGTFIIISNEIGMGVHAATELGRKFTDLQGWANQYVASKAEEAIFMVSGLPLWLKKSN, from the coding sequence ATGATCGTTTATATCAGCGGCGGCGCCAGAAGCGGGAAAAGTGGTTTTGCGCAGGAAATGGCTTTGAAAGTCAGTTCTGCGCCTGTTTATGTGGCTACGGCAAAGGTTTGGGATGAAGATTTTGCAGCACGTGTAGCGCGTCACAAACGGGAACGGGGAGCTGAATGGACTTCGATTGAGGCGGGGGCCGACATTCATTTACAACCAATCAAGAACCGCGTGGTGGTGATTGATTGCGTAACGCTCTGGCTAACAAATCTTTTCATCTCTTACGATGAAGACATTGAAAGAACGCTGGCAGCATTCAAAGCGGAAATTGATGGCCTTATGGCATTAGAAGGCACATTCATCATCATTTCCAACGAAATCGGAATGGGTGTACATGCTGCGACGGAACTCGGACGCAAGTTCACCGATTTGCAAGGCTGGGCCAATCAATATGTTGCCAGCAAAGCAGAAGAAGCCATTTTTATGGTTTCCGGACTGCCATTATGGTTAAAGAAATCAAATTAA
- the cobT gene encoding nicotinate-nucleotide--dimethylbenzimidazole phosphoribosyltransferase, translated as MNVVLADQIQHKIDFKTKPTGALGMLEKLAFQIAQIQQTLTPELKKPHIIVFAASHGIAAHAVSAYPAEVTAQMVLNFLNGGAAINVFTRQHGIALLVVDAGVNYDFGKNEKLIDAKVGFGTNNILTSPAMSAIECDACLQRGREIVGDVRATGCNVIGFGEMGIGNTSSAALMMSKLLDLPLEDCVGKGTGLSDEQMSAKLAILHQAMQNHADLDNNPLRVLQTFGGFEIAMMCGAMLEAADRGMVVLVDGFIASVAYLTAFRMHAKISQHAVFCHESSEKGHEILLRSLNATPILRLGMRLGEGTGCAVAYPVLQSAVAFLNEMASFESAGVSNKVA; from the coding sequence ATGAACGTTGTATTAGCGGACCAGATCCAGCATAAAATTGATTTTAAGACCAAACCAACGGGGGCATTGGGAATGTTGGAAAAACTGGCATTTCAAATTGCCCAAATCCAACAGACATTGACTCCCGAGCTCAAAAAGCCGCATATCATCGTGTTTGCGGCGAGCCACGGCATCGCGGCACATGCGGTTAGTGCTTATCCGGCTGAGGTGACGGCTCAAATGGTGCTGAACTTCTTAAACGGCGGCGCAGCGATCAATGTTTTCACGAGGCAGCATGGCATAGCGTTGCTGGTTGTGGATGCCGGTGTGAATTATGATTTTGGTAAAAATGAAAAGCTCATCGACGCGAAAGTGGGTTTTGGAACAAACAATATTTTGACCTCCCCGGCTATGTCAGCAATAGAATGCGATGCGTGCCTGCAACGCGGCAGGGAAATCGTGGGCGATGTCCGGGCAACCGGCTGTAACGTGATCGGTTTTGGCGAGATGGGCATTGGCAACACCTCATCAGCAGCATTGATGATGAGCAAATTACTGGACTTGCCACTGGAAGATTGTGTGGGCAAAGGCACAGGTTTAAGTGATGAGCAAATGTCTGCCAAGCTGGCGATCCTTCATCAGGCCATGCAGAACCATGCAGATCTCGACAACAATCCCCTGCGCGTGCTGCAAACTTTCGGCGGGTTTGAAATCGCAATGATGTGCGGTGCAATGCTGGAAGCGGCGGATAGGGGAATGGTCGTTTTGGTGGATGGTTTTATTGCTTCTGTGGCTTATCTGACAGCTTTTCGAATGCATGCCAAGATTTCGCAACATGCTGTTTTCTGCCACGAATCCTCGGAGAAGGGGCACGAAATTTTACTGCGGAGTTTGAATGCAACCCCGATCTTACGGCTGGGGATGCGGCTTGGGGAGGGTACGGGCTGCGCTGTTGCGTATCCTGTTTTGCAGAGTGCCGTGGCGTTTTTAAACGAAATGGCTAGTTTTGAAAGCGCCGGTGTCAGCAATAAAGTCGCATGA
- a CDS encoding cob(I)yrinic acid a,c-diamide adenosyltransferase, which produces MKIYTKKGDKGTTGLFGGSRVPKDNVRIECIGTLDEVNSTIGLMRVKLGTDHEWQSNLHKIQKDLMDMMSHLARPSDAKKENTNPMPVDGAEFCETWIDDLEAAMTSPSDYFLLPGGNEISALCHMVRTQMRRGERRLVSLIKTDSVDEAIPAYINRLSDLFFTLARAEMDKAGVAEEKWQLFLYKRFKTADK; this is translated from the coding sequence ATGAAAATCTACACCAAAAAAGGAGACAAAGGAACCACGGGGCTGTTTGGCGGGAGCAGGGTTCCGAAGGATAATGTACGCATCGAATGCATCGGAACGCTGGATGAAGTTAATTCTACGATCGGATTAATGCGGGTGAAGCTCGGAACTGATCATGAATGGCAGTCTAATTTGCACAAAATTCAGAAAGATCTGATGGATATGATGTCGCATCTGGCACGGCCTTCGGATGCGAAGAAGGAAAACACTAACCCGATGCCGGTAGACGGTGCGGAGTTTTGTGAAACCTGGATCGATGACCTGGAAGCCGCCATGACTTCGCCTTCGGACTATTTCCTGTTGCCGGGCGGAAACGAGATTTCGGCTTTGTGCCACATGGTGCGGACACAGATGAGACGGGGCGAAAGGAGACTGGTGTCATTGATTAAAACCGATTCCGTGGATGAGGCGATCCCCGCTTACATCAACCGGCTTTCCGACCTGTTTTTTACGCTGGCCCGGGCCGAAATGGATAAGGCGGGTGTAGCGGAAGAAAAGTGGCAGCTGTTTTTGTATAAGCGTTTCAAAACAGCTGACAAATGA
- a CDS encoding AAA family ATPase has protein sequence MNKIIISGGPGSGKSTLLIALESSGFQCVPEVSRELIRQEVARSSECVPWKDLACFARLCLGKMIFDFENVSYDNLTFFDRGIPDIIAYLRFGGLPVDDAFMTAAVTFRYAAEVFIAPPWEAIYINDNERWQTFSEAAALYSEIKKVYTELGYQVTELPLASVEKRVEFTLTKLERIEYK, from the coding sequence ATGAATAAGATTATTATTTCCGGTGGGCCGGGTTCTGGAAAATCGACGTTGCTGATTGCGCTGGAAAGTTCTGGTTTCCAATGTGTGCCGGAGGTTTCGCGGGAGCTGATCCGGCAGGAGGTGGCGAGGAGTTCGGAATGTGTTCCATGGAAAGATCTGGCGTGTTTTGCCAGGCTCTGTTTAGGTAAAATGATCTTTGATTTTGAAAATGTTTCGTACGATAACCTCACCTTTTTTGATCGTGGCATTCCGGATATTATTGCTTATCTGCGTTTTGGCGGCTTGCCCGTTGATGATGCATTTATGACCGCGGCTGTAACATTCCGGTATGCAGCCGAGGTCTTTATCGCGCCACCCTGGGAGGCAATTTACATCAATGATAACGAGCGTTGGCAGACATTCAGTGAAGCCGCTGCATTGTATTCGGAAATCAAAAAAGTGTATACCGAACTCGGTTATCAGGTGACGGAATTGCCATTGGCATCCGTTGAGAAACGGGTTGAATTTACTTTAACAAAACTTGAACGAATTGAATATAAGTAA